In Hermetia illucens chromosome 5, iHerIll2.2.curated.20191125, whole genome shotgun sequence, a single window of DNA contains:
- the LOC119658354 gene encoding J domain-containing protein DDB_G0295729-like — translation MSAKRSKIILPGEMSSEEEGSTGPDDNEGTSGLQKEIADLKCERAAMAQQLECQQLLIQQLQQKLALLEETVRSGPTPAQQQRIHQQQRIHQQQQEQQEQHQQQQPQQQEQQEALAMDIVGSPASFPEVIIDEDPFNFVRSRKSIKKSKVSAKIVTAPPQPPQPSANPSPSLKTKKVKIPAITDYNLNVPHFLRLIKAKGLKASLKNTRADTPNVPLPKC, via the exons atgtccgccaagaggagtAAGATAATACTCCCAGGGGAGATGTCATCCGAGGAGGAGGGGAGCACGGGCCCCGACGACAACGAGGGAACTTCGGGTCTGCAAAAGGAGATTGCAGACCTGAAGTGCGAAAGAGCGGCCATGGCACAGCAGCTAGAGTGCCAGCAGCTGCTCATCCAGCAACTGCAGCAGAAGCTAGCGTTGCTAGAGGAGACGGTCCGCTCTGGGCCGACACCAGCTCAGCAGCAACGAATTCACCAACAGCAACGAATTCACCAACAACAGCAAGAACAACaagaacagcatcaacaacagcaaccgcAACAACAGGAACAGCAGGAAGCCCTCGCAATGGACATCGTGGGATCCCCTGCATCCTTCCCTGAGGTCATCATCGATGAGGACCCCTTCAACTTTGTCCGGAGCCGGAAAAGCATAAAGAAAAGTAAGGTTAGTGCGAAAATTGTAACCGCCCCACCACAGCCACCACAGCCATCCGCAAATCCTTCCCCGTCCTTGAAAACCAAGAAAGTTAAAATTCCAGCCATTACCGACTACAATTTAAACGTGCCCCATTTCCTCCGACTAATTAAAGCCAAGGGATTGAAAGCATCCCTAAAAAACACGAGGGCGGATA cgcccaacgtgccactgcccaagtgttga